One stretch of Clupea harengus chromosome 2, Ch_v2.0.2, whole genome shotgun sequence DNA includes these proteins:
- the LOC105902647 gene encoding E3 ubiquitin-protein ligase rnf213-beta isoform X2 has translation METAMCTQSLVAESEELPQPECRDTNAESSLIEESSQSTCIESGESIECACGTEESEPKLNPKDDTPVLSVCTESGETIQPLCGHKQSEPPLCQESEELVPSLCSESGQSTHSGSISDGEGLEPSQTQEGQPLCEESAQPDTPASVPEAASCPSRSQPMTDSSATVPIAASKDTCSASLTNQWELEETAPDGTAHPAELPSEHNMTTEGEHSGSPEQLTSTEPQRLMSKETQTEVLGEASATSQTQPDQEKTAVEAAQEEQAEGTTRGDEAADAAPVLGATGESHRPNGGLESPGDRTSGDDLTGDSQDEVADNEARQSDTSGSGSSPSGATPSTTRRKKPRQSHSFTKSKFSTVSYRKIRRGNTRQRIDEFEAMNM, from the exons ATGGAGACAGCTATGTGTACTCAATCTTTGGTGGCTGAGAGTGAAGAATTGCCACAGCCTGAATGTAGAGATACAAATGCTGAGTCATCTTTGATAGAAGAGTCTAGTCAGTCTACATGCATTGAAAGTGGTGAATCAATTGAGTGTGCCTGTGGCACTGAAGAATCAGAACCAAAACTGAATCCAAAAGACGATACAccagtcctgtctgtgtgtactgaaaGTGGAGAAACAATCCAACCTTTGTGTGGCCACAAACAATCAGAACCACCTTTGTGTCAGGAAAGTGAGGAACTTGTTCCATCTTTGTGCTCAGAGAGTGGACAATCAACTCACTCAGGATCAATTAGTGACGGCGAAGGACTGGAACCGTCTCAGACCCAAGAAGGACAGCCTCTGTGCGAGGAATCGGCTCAGCCAGACACTCCTGCCAGCGTCCCAGAGGCAGCCAGCTGCCCGAGCCGCTCCCAGCCCATGACTGACAGCAGCGCCACGGTGCCCATCGCCGCCAGCAAGGACACCTGCTCCGCCAGCCTGACCAACCAGTGGGAGTTGGAGGAGACAGCGCCTGACGGTACCGCTCATCCCGCCGAGCTCCCGAGCGAGCACAACATGACAACCGAGGGAGAACACTCCGGAAGCCCTGAGCAGCTCACGTCGACCGAACCCCAGAGACTGATGTCTAAGGAGACGCAGACGGAGGTTCTGGGTGAGGCTTCTGCCACGTCTCAGACACAGCCTGATCAAGAGAAGACAGCTGTGGAAG CTGCACAGGAGGAGCAGGCGGAGGGGACGACCCGTGGCGACGAGGCAGCAGACGCGGCGCCCGTACTCGGTGCCACGGGCGAGAGCCACAGGCCGAACGGAGGTCTGGAGAGTCCAGGCGATCGGACTTCAGGTGATGACCTCACCGGCGACAGCCAGGATGAAGTGGCAGATAACGAGGCACGGCAGAGCGACACCTCCGGCTCTGGCTCGTCTCCTTCGGGAGCCACACCCTCCACGACCCGCCGCAAGAAACCTCGGCAGAGCCACAGCTTCACCAAGTCCAAGTTCAGCACCGTCTCCTACCGCAAGATCCGCAGAGGCAACACCCGGCAGAGGATTGATGAGTTTGAGGCCATGAACATGTAG
- the LOC105902647 gene encoding E3 ubiquitin-protein ligase rnf213-beta isoform X1, producing the protein METAMCTQSLVAESEELPQPECRDTNAESSLIEESSQSTCIESGESIECACGTEESEPKLNPKDDTPVLSVCTESGETIQPLCGHKQSEPPLCQESEELVPSLCSESGQSTHSGSISDGEGLEPSQTQEGQPLCEESAQPDTPASVPEAASCPSRSQPMTDSSATVPIAASKDTCSASLTNQWELEETAPDGTAHPAELPSEHNMTTEGEHSGSPEQLTSTEPQRLMSKETQTEVLGEASATSQTQPDQEKTAVEVNSAAHCDQTCCTAAQEEQAEGTTRGDEAADAAPVLGATGESHRPNGGLESPGDRTSGDDLTGDSQDEVADNEARQSDTSGSGSSPSGATPSTTRRKKPRQSHSFTKSKFSTVSYRKIRRGNTRQRIDEFEAMNM; encoded by the exons ATGGAGACAGCTATGTGTACTCAATCTTTGGTGGCTGAGAGTGAAGAATTGCCACAGCCTGAATGTAGAGATACAAATGCTGAGTCATCTTTGATAGAAGAGTCTAGTCAGTCTACATGCATTGAAAGTGGTGAATCAATTGAGTGTGCCTGTGGCACTGAAGAATCAGAACCAAAACTGAATCCAAAAGACGATACAccagtcctgtctgtgtgtactgaaaGTGGAGAAACAATCCAACCTTTGTGTGGCCACAAACAATCAGAACCACCTTTGTGTCAGGAAAGTGAGGAACTTGTTCCATCTTTGTGCTCAGAGAGTGGACAATCAACTCACTCAGGATCAATTAGTGACGGCGAAGGACTGGAACCGTCTCAGACCCAAGAAGGACAGCCTCTGTGCGAGGAATCGGCTCAGCCAGACACTCCTGCCAGCGTCCCAGAGGCAGCCAGCTGCCCGAGCCGCTCCCAGCCCATGACTGACAGCAGCGCCACGGTGCCCATCGCCGCCAGCAAGGACACCTGCTCCGCCAGCCTGACCAACCAGTGGGAGTTGGAGGAGACAGCGCCTGACGGTACCGCTCATCCCGCCGAGCTCCCGAGCGAGCACAACATGACAACCGAGGGAGAACACTCCGGAAGCCCTGAGCAGCTCACGTCGACCGAACCCCAGAGACTGATGTCTAAGGAGACGCAGACGGAGGTTCTGGGTGAGGCTTCTGCCACGTCTCAGACACAGCCTGATCAAGAGAAGACAGCTGTGGAAG TCAACAGTGCAGCTCACTGTGATCAAACATGCTGTACAGCTGCACAGGAGGAGCAGGCGGAGGGGACGACCCGTGGCGACGAGGCAGCAGACGCGGCGCCCGTACTCGGTGCCACGGGCGAGAGCCACAGGCCGAACGGAGGTCTGGAGAGTCCAGGCGATCGGACTTCAGGTGATGACCTCACCGGCGACAGCCAGGATGAAGTGGCAGATAACGAGGCACGGCAGAGCGACACCTCCGGCTCTGGCTCGTCTCCTTCGGGAGCCACACCCTCCACGACCCGCCGCAAGAAACCTCGGCAGAGCCACAGCTTCACCAAGTCCAAGTTCAGCACCGTCTCCTACCGCAAGATCCGCAGAGGCAACACCCGGCAGAGGATTGATGAGTTTGAGGCCATGAACATGTAG
- the LOC105902646 gene encoding cytohesin-interacting protein, whose product MTSTMSFRGLVRQDSQDSNSRTGSLKKKLWHRHSISKGSLKSRNGENSAVTAGRRQFNRTRSNSLVDYSDPLRTTLVLEKQDNEAYGFEVQTCGMQLKNSTVMEMCTFVCTVQPGSAAESAGLTAGDVIVTINGISIEGSSHQDIISLIRESTNVLKMETVSGTLVKRIELEKKLGLLKQNLRTRWAELQTLIQQERHLTRGNLMDSSAMPSLESLMSLASPTSQRGLRFSSDSSFRSLLMSESEDGVFPSPILDDCPSPFSPLSPGDQPAFFGGGPGTSFAATDRGPSRPTLTRTQSIGDGYRSSISSSDSSSPTWDANRASSLFGTLPRKSRKGSIRQQIFRFMPGINHSVEEEEGS is encoded by the exons ATGACTTCCACCATGAGCTTCAGGGGGCTGGTGCGCCAGGACAGCCAGGACAGTAACTCCCGCACGGGCAGCCTCAAGAAGAAGCTCTGGCACAGACACTCCATCAGCAAGGGCAGCCTGAAGTCCCGCAATGGAGAGAACTCAGCCGTGACAGCAGGACGCAGACAG TTTAACCGAACTCGCTCAAACTCTCTGGTGGACTACTCTGACCCTCTGAG GACCACATTGGTGCTGGAGAAGCAAGACAATGAGGCGTATGGTTTTGAAGTTCAG ACGTGTGGCATGCAGCTGAAGAACAGCACCGTGATGGAGATGTGCACGTTCGTGTGCACGGTGCAGCCGGGCAGCGCCGCTGAGAGCGCAGGCCTTACCGCTG GCGACGTCATCGTCACTATCAATGGCATCAGTATCGAGGGTTCCTCGCACCAGGATATAATCAGCCTGATCCGGGAGTCCACCAATGTGCTAAA AATGGAGACTGTCAGTGGGACCCTGGTGAAGAGGATTGAGCTCGAGAAGAAGCTCGGCTTACTCAAG CAAAACCTGCGTACGAGATGGGCGGAGTTGCAAACCCTAATTCAACAGGAAAGGCATCTTACTAGAG GTAACCTGATGGACAGCAGCGCCATGCCATCCCTGGAGTCCCTCATGTCCCTGGCGTCCCCCACGAGCCAGCGAGGCCTACGCTTCTCCAGTGACAGCAGCTTCCGCAGCCTGCTCATGTCGGAGAGTGAGGACGGTGTCTTCCCCTCGCCCATCTTAGATGACTGCCCCAGCCCCTTCAGCCCACTGAGCCCCGGTGACCAGCCGGCCTTCTTCGGCGGAGGCCCTGGCACCAGCTTCGCCGCCACTGACCGTGGCCCCTCTCGGCCGACCCTCACCCGCACACAGAGCATCGGTGACGGCTACAgaagcagcatcagcagcagtgacTCGTCCTCCCCGACCTGGGACGCCAACCGGGCGTCATCCCTGTTCGGTACCCTGCCCAGAAAGTCGCGCAAGGGCAGCATCCGCCAGCAGATCTTCAGGTTCATGCCCGGCATCAACCActcagtggaggaggaggagggcagctgA